A genomic region of Bernardetia sp. ABR2-2B contains the following coding sequences:
- a CDS encoding serine hydrolase domain-containing protein: MNKPSQQQKTIRKRLISNFKLVLLPLLIGITCISCTKNDVLPSMLGSDISNKKYVEILENNLSTLPNNAQVAIALVHNGNTDYLGVTNQNNELIKTDNADKIFEIGSITKVFTSICLAEMVTSNEVSLTETLQSQFDFPLRTGGDITFKQLANHTSGLPVIPTNSNEIQNLNLEDPYAVYSYDNLKSYLQNHIILNATSGTKYEYSNLGAGILGYSLAKKRNSTFEELLQSTIFQPLRMENTTTLIEQVDATKLVEPRDINGQVVSHWNFAETLSGGGSIKSSVIDMAKFIQKNFENDVVYNLPQVKTFKTEDNFHIGLGWYIYQDDEFTIYTHDGGTGGFSSMLMLDKNKKIGVIVLSNVEDFQNSISPLCNDFILEINN, encoded by the coding sequence ATGAACAAGCCATCACAACAACAAAAAACAATCAGAAAGAGATTAATAAGTAATTTCAAACTAGTGTTACTACCACTACTAATTGGTATAACTTGTATAAGTTGCACAAAAAATGATGTGCTACCAAGTATGTTAGGTAGTGATATTTCAAATAAGAAATATGTTGAAATATTAGAAAATAACTTATCAACATTGCCAAATAATGCTCAAGTAGCTATTGCTTTAGTTCATAATGGAAATACAGACTATTTGGGAGTAACAAATCAAAATAATGAACTTATAAAAACAGACAATGCAGATAAAATATTTGAAATTGGTTCTATAACAAAAGTGTTTACAAGTATTTGTCTTGCAGAAATGGTAACTTCAAATGAAGTTTCATTAACAGAAACGTTGCAAAGTCAATTTGATTTTCCATTGCGAACGGGTGGTGACATTACTTTTAAACAGTTGGCAAATCATACTTCTGGACTTCCTGTTATCCCTACAAACTCTAATGAAATACAAAATCTCAACTTAGAAGACCCATATGCAGTGTACAGTTATGATAACTTGAAAAGTTATTTGCAAAATCACATTATTTTGAATGCAACAAGTGGAACTAAGTATGAGTATTCTAACTTAGGAGCAGGTATTTTAGGATATTCTCTAGCTAAGAAAAGAAATTCTACTTTTGAAGAATTGTTACAAAGTACAATATTTCAGCCATTAAGAATGGAAAACACAACTACCTTGATAGAACAAGTAGATGCTACAAAATTGGTTGAACCACGAGATATAAATGGTCAAGTTGTTTCTCATTGGAATTTTGCAGAAACCTTATCAGGTGGTGGTTCTATAAAATCATCTGTAATAGATATGGCAAAATTTATTCAAAAAAACTTTGAAAATGATGTAGTCTATAATCTTCCACAAGTCAAGACTTTCAAAACTGAAGATAACTTTCATATAGGATTAGGTTGGTATATTTATCAAGATGATGAATTTACAATATATACTCATGATGGAGGAACTGGAGGATTTTCATCTATGTTAATGCTTGATAAGAACAAAAAAATAGGTGTAATTGTGTTATCTAATGTGGAAGATTTTCAGAATAGTATATCTCCACTATGCAATGATTTTATTTTAGAAATAAATAATTAA
- a CDS encoding lysylphosphatidylglycerol synthase transmembrane domain-containing protein → MNNPKKITAKAPNEKEVFKTLNTNKIYIPVLIGLGVAIYFFLEKVDIPIFLEALGKSNWYWFLGALIMLLARDAGYIYRIRMISDDELSWKSSIYIILLWEFASAVTPSVVGGTAVAIFILNREGLSFGKSMAYVMMTALLDNFFFIVFSPLAIFVSNSFDFMVFPAISAGMFNEFVQKQGLKGAFYVSYGLTVIYASFFVYGLLINPRGFKWLLVKITSIKLLRRFREGAINTGNEMIIAAKTLRGSGISLWIKAIFLTFFIWIARYLMLNCLISAFTPLEAIDHLFVFARQIAMWIVMLLSPTPGSSGTAEAVFCLFYVEYLRSEFCAAVGILWRLFYYYPYLFVGALILPRWLIRVNKNRRNNEKKS, encoded by the coding sequence TTGAACAATCCTAAAAAAATAACTGCTAAAGCTCCTAATGAAAAGGAAGTTTTCAAGACGCTCAACACAAATAAAATTTATATTCCTGTTCTGATTGGTTTGGGTGTTGCTATTTATTTTTTCTTGGAGAAAGTTGATATTCCTATTTTTTTAGAAGCTTTAGGAAAGTCAAACTGGTATTGGTTTTTGGGTGCTTTGATTATGCTTTTGGCTAGAGATGCAGGTTATATTTATCGCATTCGAATGATTAGTGATGATGAGCTTTCTTGGAAATCTAGTATTTATATTATCTTACTATGGGAGTTTGCTTCTGCTGTTACGCCTTCTGTGGTGGGGGGAACAGCCGTTGCCATTTTTATTCTGAATAGAGAAGGATTATCTTTTGGAAAGTCAATGGCATACGTAATGATGACTGCTCTGCTGGATAACTTCTTTTTTATTGTTTTTTCTCCCTTAGCTATTTTTGTTTCCAATTCATTTGATTTTATGGTTTTTCCTGCTATTTCGGCAGGTATGTTTAATGAATTTGTACAAAAGCAAGGGTTGAAAGGAGCTTTTTATGTGAGTTATGGTCTTACAGTTATCTATGCTTCTTTTTTCGTTTATGGCTTACTAATAAATCCTCGTGGCTTCAAGTGGCTTTTAGTAAAAATAACGTCTATCAAACTTCTTAGAAGATTCAGAGAAGGTGCAATAAATACGGGCAACGAAATGATAATTGCAGCCAAAACATTGCGTGGAAGTGGTATTTCATTATGGATAAAAGCTATTTTCTTGACTTTTTTCATTTGGATAGCTCGTTATTTGATGCTCAACTGCTTGATTTCAGCTTTCACACCTCTTGAAGCAATAGACCACCTTTTTGTTTTTGCTCGTCAGATAGCTATGTGGATTGTAATGCTTCTTTCTCCAACCCCTGGAAGCAGTGGAACAGCAGAAGCTGTATTTTGTCTGTTTTATGTGGAGTATTTGAGAAGCGAATTTTGTGCTGCTGTGGGTATTTTATGGAGGCTATTCTATTATTATCCTTACCTTTTTGTTGGAGCGTTGATTTTACCTCGTTGGTTGATTAGAGTAAATAAAAACAGAAGGAATAATGAAAAAAAGAGCTAA
- a CDS encoding homogentisate 1,2-dioxygenase has product MSYYQKMGHIPPKRHTQFRQEDGSLYHEQLVSSRGFDGIYTILYHINPPTQIKKMLEPISIKTELLTDYPLQPMHLKTSLSERTGGDFLEARVPLLANNECVLSICNPSKNTMDYFYKNGEHDEVIYMHDGNGYLYCPQGKLRVKKGDYVVIPRTTVYKMEFDENEVDENGNKVEVRMMITESRAPIETVNRYRNRMGQLLEHSPYCERDIHPPQELVTEKESKETLIKTKKGNFLHQHVYDFSPLDVVGWDGCLYPYTLSIYDFEPITGRIHQPPPVHQTFQSEGGFVICSFVPRLFDYHPDSIPAPYNHSNIDSDEVLFYAEGDFMSRKGIDRGSFTIHPGGIVHGPHPGTYEASIGKKATHEYAVMVDTFRPLYLTKQALDYVDTNYAYSWLE; this is encoded by the coding sequence ATGAGTTATTACCAAAAAATGGGTCATATTCCACCCAAAAGACACACACAGTTCCGACAAGAAGACGGTAGTTTGTATCATGAGCAGCTTGTCAGTTCTCGTGGATTTGATGGTATTTATACAATTCTTTATCATATCAATCCTCCAACGCAAATAAAAAAAATGCTTGAGCCGATTTCTATAAAAACGGAATTGCTTACTGACTATCCACTTCAACCGATGCACCTCAAAACATCTCTTTCTGAAAGAACAGGAGGCGATTTTTTAGAAGCTCGTGTTCCTTTACTTGCCAATAACGAGTGTGTTTTGTCTATCTGTAATCCAAGTAAAAATACGATGGATTACTTCTATAAAAATGGAGAACACGATGAGGTAATTTATATGCACGATGGAAATGGATATTTATATTGTCCACAAGGAAAGTTAAGAGTAAAAAAAGGTGATTATGTCGTCATTCCAAGAACGACAGTTTATAAAATGGAATTTGACGAAAATGAGGTAGATGAAAATGGAAATAAAGTAGAAGTCAGAATGATGATTACTGAATCTCGTGCGCCTATTGAAACAGTTAATCGTTATCGCAACAGAATGGGACAGCTTTTAGAACATTCTCCGTATTGTGAGCGAGATATTCATCCTCCACAAGAGTTAGTAACAGAAAAAGAATCGAAAGAAACACTCATCAAAACAAAAAAAGGAAATTTTTTACATCAACATGTTTATGATTTTTCTCCTTTAGATGTTGTGGGTTGGGACGGTTGTTTGTATCCTTATACGCTTTCTATTTATGATTTTGAGCCAATTACTGGGCGTATTCATCAGCCACCACCAGTGCATCAAACCTTTCAATCAGAAGGTGGTTTTGTGATTTGTTCATTTGTACCTCGTCTTTTTGATTATCATCCAGACTCTATTCCTGCGCCTTATAATCACTCAAATATTGATTCGGACGAAGTTCTGTTTTATGCAGAAGGAGATTTTATGAGCAGAAAAGGAATTGATAGAGGTTCTTTTACTATCCACCCAGGAGGAATCGTTCACGGTCCTCACCCTGGAACTTATGAGGCAAGTATTGGTAAAAAAGCGACACACGAATATGCTGTTATGGTAGATACGTTCCGTCCTCTTTATCTGACAAAACAAGCATTGGATTATGTAGATACAAACTATGCGTATAGTTGGTTAGAATAA
- a CDS encoding gliding motility lipoprotein GldD, translated as MKITIPFLFVIILSMSLFCSSCQSEEDSFIPKPYGYFRIELPEKSYTKLEGDFPYSFEHSKYAKVVKNTSQNAEDYWITLKYEPTSVAEIHITYKEIKNEPKLFMEYVNDAHKITFNEINTARSSAIDQVIDSKKGNGIVYTISEGEVPTVFNYWVSDSSTHFLRAAMYVPTSSQNDSLAPILKYTKDDMMHMLETFEWHN; from the coding sequence ATGAAAATAACTATTCCTTTCCTATTTGTCATTATTTTATCAATGAGTTTGTTTTGTTCTTCTTGTCAGAGTGAAGAAGATAGTTTTATTCCAAAGCCGTATGGTTATTTTAGAATCGAACTGCCAGAAAAAAGTTATACAAAACTAGAAGGCGATTTCCCATATTCTTTTGAGCATTCTAAATATGCCAAAGTTGTAAAAAATACAAGTCAAAATGCAGAAGATTATTGGATTACTCTAAAATACGAACCGACAAGTGTAGCCGAAATTCATATTACCTACAAGGAGATAAAAAATGAACCCAAACTTTTTATGGAATATGTAAATGACGCTCACAAAATTACTTTTAATGAAATAAATACGGCTCGTTCGTCTGCCATTGACCAAGTAATTGATTCAAAAAAAGGAAATGGAATTGTTTATACAATTTCAGAAGGTGAAGTTCCGACAGTTTTTAATTATTGGGTTTCTGATTCTTCTACGCACTTTTTGAGAGCTGCTATGTATGTTCCGACTTCTAGCCAAAATGATTCTCTTGCTCCTATTTTGAAATATACAAAAGATGATATGATGCACATGTTGGAGACTTTTGAGTGGCATAATTAA
- a CDS encoding MBL fold metallo-hydrolase: MILHTIDTGLFKLDGGAMFGVVPKVMWQKLNPADSANMCTWAMRCLLIEDGNKLILIDTGIGDKQDEKFTGHFHLHGEDTLEKSLKQKGFSTSDITDVFLTHLHFDHCGGAIKRQKDKLIPVFDKATYWSNAEHWNWATDPNPREKASFLKENILPIKESGQLKLLSSNQKTDSLPFDLRFVDGHTEKQMLPQIKYKDRTIVFCADLIPSVHHVRLPYIMAYDMQPLKTLSEKEDLLNEALENDYILFFEHDPVNQCCTLQKTERGIMPKDIGKLSDFV; encoded by the coding sequence ATGATTTTACATACAATAGATACAGGTCTTTTCAAATTAGATGGTGGTGCAATGTTTGGCGTTGTGCCAAAGGTAATGTGGCAAAAACTCAATCCTGCTGATTCGGCTAATATGTGTACGTGGGCGATGCGCTGTCTTTTGATAGAAGATGGAAATAAATTAATTCTTATTGACACAGGAATAGGAGACAAGCAAGACGAAAAATTTACGGGTCATTTTCATTTACATGGAGAAGATACATTAGAAAAATCATTGAAACAAAAAGGATTTTCTACTTCTGATATTACAGACGTTTTTCTTACCCATTTGCATTTTGACCATTGTGGAGGAGCAATAAAAAGACAAAAAGACAAACTAATTCCTGTTTTTGATAAAGCAACCTATTGGTCAAATGCAGAACATTGGAACTGGGCTACCGACCCAAACCCACGAGAAAAAGCTTCTTTTTTGAAGGAAAACATTCTTCCTATAAAAGAAAGTGGACAATTAAAACTTCTTTCTAGCAATCAAAAAACAGATTCTTTGCCTTTTGATTTGCGCTTTGTGGATGGACACACCGAAAAGCAAATGCTACCTCAAATAAAATATAAGGACAGAACGATTGTTTTTTGTGCTGACCTTATTCCATCAGTTCATCATGTGCGTTTGCCTTACATCATGGCGTATGATATGCAACCTCTAAAAACACTTTCAGAAAAAGAAGACCTATTAAATGAAGCTCTTGAGAACGATTATATTTTATTTTTCGAACACGACCCAGTAAATCAATGCTGTACGCTACAAAAAACAGAGCGAGGAATTATGCCAAAAGACATTGGAAAGCTAAGTGATTTTGTATAA
- a CDS encoding NRDE family protein gives MCTLTFVPLENNNFILTSSRDEQKTRKNSELPSFTKLNNKKILRPVDGDAGGSWIGITEKGRTLCLLNGAFKKHIRNTPYRKSRGIILMELLAMDSENEIENYNFDKIESFTLIWIEKKSNAILLTEYRWVEEENKLYKKNIDTKYAYIWSSATLYTSEIAEKREEWFEEWTEFYLKKGQKTDSISQVLWHFHVKGGEKQNAIPREQILMQDPHGGTVSLTQIISYFNSKATKNKLTMKHYNLNTLKSSFDEMPIK, from the coding sequence ATGTGTACGCTTACTTTTGTTCCTTTAGAAAACAATAATTTTATTCTCACTTCTAGCCGAGACGAACAAAAAACTCGCAAAAACTCTGAATTACCTTCTTTTACGAAACTAAATAATAAAAAAATTCTTCGCCCTGTTGATGGAGATGCAGGAGGTTCTTGGATTGGAATAACTGAAAAAGGACGTACGCTTTGCCTTTTGAATGGAGCTTTTAAAAAGCATATCAGAAATACTCCTTACAGAAAAAGCAGAGGAATTATCTTGATGGAACTCTTAGCTATGGACTCTGAAAATGAGATTGAAAACTATAACTTTGATAAAATAGAATCATTTACACTTATTTGGATAGAGAAAAAAAGTAACGCTATTTTGCTCACAGAATATCGTTGGGTAGAAGAAGAAAATAAATTATACAAAAAGAATATAGATACGAAATACGCCTATATTTGGTCTTCAGCAACGCTTTATACTTCCGAAATAGCAGAAAAACGAGAAGAGTGGTTCGAAGAATGGACAGAATTTTACTTGAAAAAAGGACAAAAAACAGATTCTATTTCTCAAGTTTTGTGGCATTTTCATGTAAAAGGGGGAGAGAAACAAAATGCTATTCCTAGAGAACAAATTTTGATGCAAGACCCACACGGAGGAACAGTCAGTCTGACACAAATTATTTCTTATTTTAACTCAAAGGCTACAAAAAATAAGCTCACAATGAAGCACTATAATCTAAATACACTAAAAAGTAGTTTTGATGAAATGCCAATAAAATAA
- a CDS encoding helix-turn-helix domain-containing protein — MIELTLLNIAIFQGIVISFILLNSPFFKSKTNQYLAFAILSLSWSLLNLVMDITELFSEYPLLKFIDIVDSAVLFPVLILLFVIHQVRYPQKNSKKILWLFLPFILSVFYSILDEIDTSTQANLNSSFFSLFSTVLGFLLFLITLFFIPIVLLKTYQFIQLSKDKQEKKWLTYLWLFEFIFLTSWLLTVVLSMFIEYEITSLMHIIAVFTSLLIHWVAYAGVYKLKLANEKKKIKELISNSSKLEEVKTVSYDLGLSKKIEKTNETTIKTSITSSENIHYQTLEALCSNQKIYMDSTLDRNKVADMLGISPSYVSQLINSITNENFSTYINTFRVEEAKKLISNKEFDNYSLLSIGLECGFPSKATYYNWFKKITGMTPNMYRKTHK, encoded by the coding sequence GTGATAGAATTAACCCTACTAAATATTGCCATTTTTCAAGGGATTGTTATTAGTTTTATTCTTCTAAATTCTCCATTTTTTAAGAGTAAAACCAATCAGTATTTAGCATTTGCAATACTTTCACTTTCTTGGTCTCTACTTAATTTAGTAATGGATATTACAGAACTCTTCTCTGAATATCCACTACTCAAATTTATAGATATAGTAGATTCAGCAGTATTGTTTCCAGTGTTAATATTATTATTTGTTATTCATCAAGTCCGTTATCCACAAAAAAACTCCAAAAAAATACTTTGGCTATTTTTGCCTTTTATACTCTCTGTCTTTTACAGCATCTTAGATGAAATAGATACAAGTACACAAGCAAATCTTAATTCATCTTTTTTTAGTCTTTTTAGTACTGTTCTAGGCTTTCTTCTTTTTTTGATAACACTCTTTTTTATCCCTATTGTTTTATTGAAAACATATCAGTTTATTCAACTCTCAAAAGATAAACAAGAAAAAAAGTGGCTAACTTATCTATGGCTTTTTGAATTCATATTTCTAACATCATGGTTATTGACAGTAGTATTAAGTATGTTCATTGAGTATGAAATTACTAGCCTAATGCATATTATAGCTGTATTTACTTCACTACTTATTCACTGGGTAGCCTATGCAGGTGTTTATAAACTCAAACTAGCTAATGAAAAAAAGAAAATTAAAGAGTTAATATCAAATTCTAGTAAGCTAGAAGAAGTAAAAACTGTTTCATATGATTTAGGTTTATCTAAAAAAATAGAAAAAACTAATGAAACTACAATAAAAACCTCTATAACGTCTTCCGAAAATATACACTATCAAACATTAGAAGCTCTTTGTTCTAATCAAAAAATTTATATGGATAGTACATTAGATAGAAATAAAGTAGCCGATATGTTAGGTATTAGTCCAAGCTATGTCTCTCAACTCATTAACTCCATAACAAATGAAAACTTCTCTACCTATATCAATACGTTTCGTGTAGAAGAAGCTAAAAAATTAATTTCAAACAAAGAGTTTGATAACTACAGTCTGTTATCTATTGGATTAGAATGTGGTTTCCCTTCCAAAGCAACTTACTACAACTGGTTCAAAAAAATAACAGGAATGACTCCAAATATGTACCGAAAAACACATAAATAA
- a CDS encoding SpoIIE family protein phosphatase produces the protein MGTTNDTKGNPVEGVMVIMPNIGKGASNSNGGFTIEYPAAKGFPKKVNVEKEGYSLVDYDMGKNGLSITLRELGKVLKGQVFAQKNTPLAGAEVTWKGVNYEKTKQADAVGNFYMEIPNGKTVTSSSEFIVNGKKVDGKFFSYNKRLNEVKIVLSGDLSNPVLKQEKKPKKEEIEESIKVEEDTAKIQERINLEKVVNDLEMQKSMLAEQGYKIRAEMERIAEELNGSSVTAAEKSRLRKELEALANQLIKNETAFEEAQVETRKLMDKIRGLLYEKDSITTAFTEKIEEVEAEKELARLQMIIAGIVALLLLVVAGGAYFVSRKINRQNEDLEKSNHDLNQTKGELETKIEQIETLNKEVTTKNQKITDSIRYAQTIQEAILPAEIEFEKAFADHFVLFSPKDMVSGDFYWMTNQYTLEGQVTVLAAVDCTGHGVPGAFMSMIGNTLLNEIVNQEKIFDTAQILTRLHEGVKKSLQQNNMSNDDGMDVCICTIRFNADETAHVQFTGAKRPLYYFQNSSLQTLKGDVKSIGGRDRKAKPFTTQDLYLMKGDCLYLMTDGFSDQQNSDNKKFGTTRLLKFLEKNATLPLPVQKQDLNDELQTHSWGVEQRDDITVLGVKI, from the coding sequence ATGGGGACGACTAATGATACAAAAGGTAATCCTGTGGAGGGTGTTATGGTAATTATGCCTAATATTGGCAAAGGGGCTAGTAATAGCAATGGTGGCTTCACAATAGAATATCCAGCAGCAAAAGGGTTTCCCAAAAAAGTAAATGTTGAGAAAGAAGGATATTCTTTGGTAGATTATGATATGGGAAAAAATGGACTTTCTATTACATTAAGAGAGTTAGGTAAGGTATTGAAGGGACAAGTATTTGCTCAAAAAAATACTCCTTTAGCTGGTGCAGAAGTAACTTGGAAGGGGGTAAATTATGAAAAGACAAAACAAGCTGATGCTGTGGGTAACTTTTATATGGAGATTCCTAATGGCAAAACAGTAACTTCTTCCTCAGAGTTTATAGTCAATGGAAAAAAAGTTGATGGGAAGTTTTTCTCTTATAATAAAAGACTAAATGAAGTAAAAATAGTGCTTTCAGGGGATTTATCTAATCCTGTTTTGAAGCAAGAGAAGAAACCAAAAAAAGAAGAAATAGAAGAAAGTATAAAGGTAGAAGAGGATACAGCAAAAATACAGGAACGTATCAATTTAGAAAAAGTAGTCAATGACCTTGAGATGCAAAAGAGTATGCTTGCTGAACAAGGTTATAAAATTCGTGCAGAAATGGAGCGTATAGCTGAAGAACTAAATGGTAGTAGTGTAACGGCAGCAGAAAAAAGTAGATTGAGGAAAGAATTAGAAGCCTTAGCTAATCAGCTCATAAAAAATGAAACTGCCTTTGAGGAAGCGCAAGTAGAAACTCGTAAGTTGATGGATAAGATTAGAGGGCTTTTATATGAAAAAGACTCTATCACAACAGCTTTTACAGAAAAAATAGAAGAAGTAGAAGCAGAAAAAGAACTAGCTCGTCTTCAAATGATTATTGCTGGTATTGTCGCCTTACTTCTCTTAGTTGTTGCTGGTGGTGCTTATTTTGTCTCTCGTAAAATCAATAGGCAAAATGAAGATTTAGAAAAATCAAACCACGACCTTAATCAAACAAAGGGAGAACTAGAAACTAAAATTGAACAAATAGAAACATTAAATAAAGAAGTAACAACAAAGAATCAAAAAATTACTGATTCAATTCGCTATGCCCAAACTATCCAAGAAGCTATTCTTCCTGCTGAAATAGAATTTGAAAAGGCTTTTGCAGACCATTTTGTGCTTTTTTCTCCTAAAGATATGGTTTCAGGAGATTTTTATTGGATGACAAATCAATATACACTAGAGGGGCAGGTAACTGTTTTGGCAGCCGTCGATTGTACGGGTCATGGCGTTCCGGGGGCATTTATGTCGATGATTGGAAATACTCTTTTGAACGAAATTGTAAATCAAGAAAAAATATTTGATACGGCTCAAATCTTGACACGTTTGCACGAAGGCGTAAAAAAATCATTACAGCAAAATAACATGTCAAATGATGACGGAATGGATGTTTGTATTTGTACAATTCGTTTTAATGCTGATGAAACGGCACACGTACAGTTTACAGGAGCAAAACGTCCACTTTATTATTTCCAAAATTCATCTTTGCAGACCTTAAAAGGAGATGTAAAGTCTATTGGAGGTAGAGATAGGAAAGCAAAACCTTTTACTACACAAGATTTGTATCTGATGAAAGGAGACTGCCTGTATCTCATGACAGATGGTTTTAGTGACCAACAAAATTCTGATAACAAAAAGTTTGGAACTACACGCCTTCTAAAATTTTTAGAAAAAAATGCAACTCTTCCACTTCCTGTTCAAAAACAAGACCTCAACGACGAGCTTCAAACCCATAGCTGGGGAGTAGAACAGCGTGATGATATTACAGTTTTGGGTGTGAAGATTTAA
- a CDS encoding tetratricopeptide repeat protein, translating into MNIQTINIAIQEGKYEEAIQICTKIINDFAQNPQKEELKSISEGEVLFRRGYAYFKLQEFQKALRDYNLSIHKAENPNAYSERGVLYFTVGKLSEALVNMNIALELEPDNPYRYSSRAYIRAAAGMIVLAMQDYRKAVELDPEDAIAHNNLGLLEEKVGYQLKANKRFEKADKLREEQSKEDKMLSKEIDAEISQREESEAKSKIETKNSSALNQDSEEEINQNPTTYQSAFKKIFSSKEAFTEALKKARDVYFKK; encoded by the coding sequence ATGAATATTCAAACTATAAATATAGCTATTCAAGAAGGAAAATATGAAGAAGCTATCCAAATTTGTACAAAAATAATAAATGATTTTGCTCAAAATCCTCAAAAAGAGGAATTAAAATCTATTTCTGAGGGTGAAGTTTTGTTTCGTCGTGGTTATGCTTATTTCAAGTTACAAGAGTTTCAGAAAGCATTAAGGGATTATAACTTATCCATTCATAAAGCTGAAAATCCAAATGCGTATAGTGAGCGTGGTGTGCTTTATTTTACAGTTGGAAAACTATCAGAAGCCTTAGTAAATATGAATATTGCCCTAGAGCTAGAACCAGATAATCCATATCGATATTCTAGTCGTGCTTATATCCGTGCAGCAGCAGGAATGATTGTTTTGGCAATGCAAGATTATAGAAAAGCAGTAGAACTAGACCCAGAAGATGCAATTGCTCATAATAATTTGGGGCTTTTAGAAGAAAAGGTAGGTTATCAACTGAAAGCAAATAAGCGTTTTGAAAAAGCTGATAAGCTACGAGAAGAACAAAGTAAAGAAGATAAAATGTTATCTAAAGAAATAGATGCAGAAATTAGTCAGAGAGAAGAAAGCGAAGCAAAAAGTAAAATAGAAACAAAAAATAGTTCTGCATTAAATCAAGATTCTGAAGAGGAGATAAATCAAAACCCTACGACTTATCAAAGTGCTTTTAAAAAAATATTTTCTTCAAAAGAAGCCTTTACTGAAGCTCTCAAAAAGGCTAGAGATGTTTATTTTAAAAAGTAA